In Glycine max cultivar Williams 82 chromosome 15, Glycine_max_v4.0, whole genome shotgun sequence, the DNA window ATTGAGTATATAAGAAATGTTTTCTTTCAAATCAACTTTGAGCTTactttgcaaattattcaaCCTTTCAATGTGTTGTGTTtgtgtatatataataaataaatggtgTGCTTCTTAGTTTCGCATTGCCTTCCACACGAAAAGGAGATATCAATTCTGATGGTAGTATAGAGATTGAATTGcaatataaattcataaaagtCAATGGTGCagttaaaatttgattaaatataaatgaatcatattgcatttttaaatgaaatcttAAACTACATTTCAAGTCTGATTTctcatgaaaatcaaaataaatacatttgttcatgcccaagtgttattttttattattacacaTGCAGGTACTCCAAGGCAGCATCCATCAAGCATCAGAAGTATTGATGGTAgtttgtgttggaaaataaaataaaaaatgaaagaaaataaatacgaagaagatgctcagtcttgaattaaataacaaaataacagtagcaaaataaatttaattgacaacacataaataatgcattatatcatacaatgagcacaaggaaaaattaaattaagggaaagaattaaatagtctgggttgaagcgcgtaaacgctatccttagagagaaagcGCCCAACTACACTggtaggaaaatttgattgcactcctctcccaagatacgacaacccgttggttccAATCGTGTGCAGCGAAAAGATCCCTGAACCTTATGAACACCAATGTTTTTGCTCTcacaaaaaataagttttttataggaaaagaaagagacaaatttttgggagaaagaaatcagagctctcagtctgtcatttctagaaaagaggaaagagatatatataggcattttgcaacaacaaaatatgaccgttagaaatatgaccgttggaaaaccaacctacagttgtcacaacaaacataacaaactagttgactcattaaaacaaaatattaagaaaatctaaaataaatattttattttataaaatagaattaatatatatttataaattttaaattaaaacacaaatatttatcaacAGTTTGCACATCAAATCTTTCCTTTTAGCTATActgttataatttaaaaaatgacctTAGTTTAAAAGGGATATGAGATATCTGAGTCCTGAAGTTGAACAAAGTTTGGTTGAAGTGAGTACCTTGTGTCATTTTTACTGATTTCTCTTTGATTTTCCATAATTTTGTAGGACATTTTTTATCTAGTCCAAAGAAGAGTGAACAAAAGATTGGAGAGTCAGTAGCCTTTTTCACCTATGTCAAAGCAACAACACTGAAGAGCAACATTGAAGAAAGTGCTCATGTTGACAATAGTAACAATACTActattactactactactactactacaacACTTAGGATGAAAGATATGAATCAAGCATGTACTAAACATGGGGGTAATGGCcttaaaacacaaaaaaaatggagaaatatTTGGAAACTATTCACAAGATGACTTACCGAGTAGCAATAGTATCCCCAATTCTTTCTCTATTGAGAGATCTTGTACTCCAAGAAATGGAAGTCAAGGTTTTGTGCCTGCTCAACATGCTTATCCATATtatattttaggattttttaaTCACGTTATATTGATTAAATCTTTCAACAATCAAAGCAACAACAACCCGTGTTCAGGGACTAAAGTGTGTATTAATTCAAAGTTTAATATAAAGGGTGAGCCATGTTTAAGCAACCTTTACCTTCTTAATGATGgtttattttttcatgttttgacaCCCTTAAAGAATGCATTGACTGAAAGGCttgtttcaaattcaaactacGTCAAATGATAGGCAAGCAAATAAATAAAGCATAGATTCAATTTTTAAGCATTCCATAGCTATGAAAATTACTATTAACAATGCCATTAGCCTCCAGTCAGGAAAAATCACATTGAAAGCAACTACAACATTGATTCCAAGCATCAACATTGGTTGAAAAAAAAGTGCTAAAGTGGTTCGTTCCTAAAGAAAGCCCTAATTGGGAATTGGAAAATGACTACTTACGAATTCACGAATGATGCCCTTGTAGACAAGGACGGGAATAACAATGTCGAAGATGCCAACAAGAGAAAGGTTGCAACGATGCCTTCGGCCTTACTCGGAGCTACCGGAACAGTGACTCAGCGGGGAATTTTTCATTGGAGTCAGACAAAAACAtcgacgaagaagaagaagaagcgcaACGAGTAAAGAGGGacacattaaatattatatacacCGAAAaatcttctaagacggttttgtaAAAGTCGTCTTAGAATGATAGCCTTCTAAGGTGGTTTTCGTAAAACCATCTTCGTTAAAAACtccttatttacaaaatttccaCTGCCTTATATACTAAGACGATTCTTGGTCAACCATTGTAGTTTCGCTGTCATAGAAAATGTTTTTCCTAGTAGTGTCTCATCCAATGTAAGAGCTTTTATAATCACAAACTTAATGGGATTTTCTGTCAACCAATTGATTGCTCTATGTCGAAGTGCACCATTAAAATTAGGTATATTATCTAGCTCATTTACCACTTCATGTACCACTTCTTGAGATTCATTTATCTCCAtctttttttgttcttcatcttcttcttagtCACTTTAACAAATTCTTTCAATGACTCGGTTACTTTTTTCATTGAGGAAATCATCCCTTCTTTCTCTCCATGCTTATTTGGGCGAATGTTTTTCCTTGTGACAGAACTTGATCCCTCTAAGTCAATACTCACACTGGGAATTGCTTCCTCTTCATTTGCTTCTTTGCTCATGATATCATCTGCATCTAATGCATTTTCTGCTCCGAGTCCAGTAGCTTTATCCTTTGCACATGGGTCTACAATATCATCCCAATTAGGAATGACTTTGAATCGAAATTGTTTGGCCTCTTCATgtgacttgaaaaaaaaatagaaacatgttaataacaacacaaataatagctacgattgaataataaataaaattaaaaagatgattAACTACCTTAACATACTCATTccatgcaatttcattttcaacagTAATCATATACTTTGTGCTATCCCAGTCAAATCCACTTTGACTAAGAATGTCACTCACAATTCCATACCATGTTCTCCAAAGCTTAAAATGGTTCTTAATGTTATCTGCCATGAGGTGAACTCCAAAACGCTTGGACAAAATTTGAGTTGCAGTACTATATGCTACTGCTTTCCAATTTCCATCACCTTTATTACCCAAATTTCTTTGATCTCTAAGCACATCAGCTAGCACATGCTCCATTTCCGAATTcggtaacatcccaatttttcgtaaataaatttaaaaagctttttagtaaataaataaataaatatagagaaaataataggctgagtaccatAGGTATAAATAACTATGTTAAGTCAGGTGTCTCCtcttggcctcattttcgtttttccccttctcttctcaaaaccctttctttttcccgcagcccaccaaacttgtctcagaaaaatgacgatctcggactcatttaccattggatcgtcgtgaaactTTAGCAGCACATTCGCAACCCAACTCTGAGCattttcaccgttgggaattgtaAAACATGTcggagctaagagaaatacccttcgcaccacagctttctcttttcccgcagaaacccaaaacagtctcagtaaaactacgatcccagtttcgttaactgttggatgtttataaaatttggatatgttgtttggAATTCAATTGTGcacactttcaccgttgggatttgcgagataatattcgtggagggagaaaaaggaatcgcatgaagatagtaTAAGtgaaggcttcaatctcttcttcgtctctctgacgtttgggaattctatcgggaCAGTCAGAGGAATAACTGGAGGAATCTcaaggaaccgctagagatgctgctattgctggctgaagacacgtgagcccgctaagaggtaagggatgagttattcacaattggggattaatgagaacatgtgtagggatccttagagatatcaattggaatgagtttttggggtgtttttccaattttcattttatccttataattattacagtgaattatatatgtttgacagaccaattgttgttaaattgatatgctattgtgttgagcgtgaacctTATAAATCgagcatttttctaattaatatgaattgatgaaataaagtaaggaaaaatttagagagagatattgattttgtattttctctttttcttgctttttaggtttttatatataatttaaaaaattaatatcataattgaaattgaccaaagtgttcatataattattttagaatttgtgcattgaaagcttactttgaaatttgtgattcaatatgatgtatgctagtttatatatatagaggtagttatttatattaataatttatgtaaataatattgtagagtgttatagtatgattccaaaattattaagtgttggagtttgagatattatggttaaattgatgaacatgtgtatgttgtaccttatgaatatcattaggaatgttatgagatggttgatgtgatgttatgagatgttaaagtgtggacatgatattcgattgtgaataagttgacgtgtttaacacttgatgttacattaattatattgtgagctatgaattatacaataacccgaccagtgtttatgcattgagaaagtgtaggtttcctatgccagtgttaaagagaaagtgtaggtttctatttaggaaccaatgttaaattgtagcgcaatatgttgtacgtgtttaacacacgagtgtgaggttgtggatattgtataattcacgagcagtgtctatgtgctaaaatgattttaggggttggacctgaatcaggagggagagaccctaacggactcttcggagtgtaggccttggggtcaccgggtttgagtgttcctttaagcctatgctaaTCCCATATAGttagagcattctcgcaaaacatcgtgaccctgactggtctccctatgatcttacttagtgagagtgacttgacagACCCATTGTGTGgtatgtcttgttatgtactcctaagcgccccagggtggtttttcactgacatggtaccacattgcatataggcttgagtcttagcataactgtctcatgcgcttgctaattgtttattatgaaatt includes these proteins:
- the LOC106796120 gene encoding uncharacterized protein; protein product: MEHVLADVLRDQRNLGNKGDGNWKAVAYSTATQILSKRFGVHLMADNIKNHFKLWRTWYGIVSDILSQSGFDWDSTKYMITVENEIAWNEYVKSHEEAKQFRFKVIPNWDDIVDPCAKDKATGLGAENALDADDIMSKEANEEEAIPSVSIDLEGSSSVTRKNIRPNKHGEKEGMISSMKKVTESLKEFVKVTKKKMKNKKRWR